In Corynebacterium ulcerans, one genomic interval encodes:
- a CDS encoding MptD family putative ECF transporter S component has protein sequence MSYKTHLSTRDLINAGIFSALYFVTTFLFGMTGFIGPAFMLLGFALSTIMGGVVLALYAAKTPKFGAFALVGMVNGLMFMMTGHYVWSFIGCVALGFLADLLLQKTSMPLDTSYPFAYAVFSVWIVMPFVPLILNTDAYYVDIASQMGPEYAEAMARIFQPWTIVGVGIAALVLGYIGGVIGIRVHRKYFESSGLL, from the coding sequence ATGTCTTATAAAACCCACCTCAGTACCCGAGATTTAATAAATGCAGGTATCTTTTCCGCCCTTTACTTTGTCACTACATTTCTTTTCGGAATGACGGGCTTTATAGGTCCTGCTTTTATGCTGCTCGGTTTTGCCCTCAGCACAATTATGGGCGGCGTCGTCTTGGCTCTTTATGCGGCAAAAACACCAAAATTTGGTGCTTTTGCCTTGGTCGGAATGGTAAACGGCCTCATGTTCATGATGACCGGACACTATGTGTGGTCGTTCATAGGATGCGTGGCTTTGGGATTTCTCGCGGACCTTCTCCTTCAAAAAACGTCAATGCCGCTGGACACAAGCTATCCCTTTGCTTATGCAGTTTTTTCGGTCTGGATTGTTATGCCTTTTGTTCCGTTGATCCTGAACACTGACGCCTATTACGTGGATATCGCATCTCAGATGGGGCCTGAGTATGCGGAAGCAATGGCACGTATTTTTCAACCCTGGACGATAGTCGGAGTGGGTATTGCCGCGCTCGTACTCGGATACATCGGTGGCGTTATAGGAATTCGAGTGCACCGTAAGTATTTTGAAAGCTCGGGTTTGTTGTGA